The following proteins are encoded in a genomic region of bacterium Unc6:
- a CDS encoding co-chaperone GroES → MTIKPLADRIVVKVLEAEDETKGGLVLPDTAKEKPQQGKVVAIGPGRLTDKGEVRPIDVKVGDKVLFSRFSGTEIKVDNEDVLILKEDDVLAIITK, encoded by the coding sequence GTGACAATAAAACCATTGGCAGACCGTATTGTTGTAAAGGTTTTAGAGGCAGAAGATGAGACAAAGGGAGGACTTGTCCTTCCTGATACTGCAAAGGAAAAACCTCAACAGGGAAAGGTTGTAGCAATAGGTCCGGGAAGATTAACAGATAAGGGAGAGGTCCGACCCATAGATGTTAAGGTAGGAGATAAGGTTCTTTTCAGCAGGTTTTCAGGAACAGAGATAAAGGTTGACAATGAGGATGTGCTAATCCTTAAAGAGGATGATGTGCTGGCGATAATAACAAAATAA